One Nesterenkonia populi DNA window includes the following coding sequences:
- the kdsB gene encoding 3-deoxy-manno-octulosonate cytidylyltransferase gives MLDELVIIPARYRSSRLPGKPLVDLVGKPMIIRTAERCFEVTDREHVVVATDDERIAEACHEHGVGYEMTSLDHLTGGDRVAEVAARIPAKTYINVQGDEPVFNPEDLRIIVDAARADRTKTYIGYCDMDEEQWKDSKYIKLLFGQNKQLLYIGRAPVPHGHTGEFQVGYRQVCVYAYPLEVLQAFAAPGKKTPLEEIEDNEVMRFLELGLPVEVLEMSDDSMPVDRPGDVPLVIARLHELGLA, from the coding sequence ATGCTCGACGAACTCGTCATCATCCCTGCCCGCTATCGGTCATCTCGCCTGCCCGGCAAGCCCCTGGTGGACCTCGTGGGCAAGCCGATGATCATCCGGACCGCCGAGCGGTGCTTCGAAGTCACGGACCGGGAACACGTCGTCGTCGCCACCGATGACGAACGGATCGCTGAAGCTTGCCACGAGCACGGCGTAGGGTACGAAATGACCAGCCTCGACCACCTCACCGGCGGCGATCGGGTCGCAGAAGTCGCCGCGCGGATCCCAGCGAAGACCTACATCAACGTTCAAGGTGATGAGCCCGTCTTCAACCCCGAAGACCTCCGCATCATCGTCGACGCCGCACGAGCCGACCGAACCAAGACTTACATCGGCTACTGCGACATGGACGAGGAGCAGTGGAAAGACTCCAAATACATCAAGCTGCTCTTCGGCCAGAACAAGCAGCTGCTCTACATCGGCCGCGCCCCCGTGCCCCACGGTCACACCGGCGAATTCCAGGTCGGCTACCGGCAAGTCTGCGTCTACGCCTACCCGCTCGAAGTCCTCCAAGCGTTCGCGGCCCCCGGCAAGAAGACCCCCCTGGAGGAGATCGAAGACAACGAAGTGATGCGGTTCCTCGAACTCGGTCTGCCCGTCGAAGTCCTCGAAATGTCAGACGACTCCATGCCCGTAGACCGCCCAGGCGATGTCCCCCTGGTTATTGCCCGGCTTCACGAACTCGGACTCGCCTAA
- a CDS encoding glycosyltransferase family 2 protein, with amino-acid sequence MGVTSHNEGDRIARCLESVVEQSLGAERVEVIVVDDGSTDSTVEIASSYAQRAAWAGFEVHAQGNTGSPSRGRNLVIERARGEFVFLMDGDDYLGPEALAALTREAERHRADVVTGRYVGVNRPAPNIRDAEGSRAGKYHSGWLNSLHVQKLFRSEFLRALPYRFNEELIYCNDHPFMVAAFLYARRTARVNDVDCYFITLEPDEPSEVEGSARRGHISRAEITAVQQLRFLHDVFGNLALARGRAGEVGKLAGRMRVHYWNRFLKNQLPALMLRKQDPAKVVELAQHAQYMSVLYGVEASASGLTEEAHLMLDALHSDDAQQIQATALEVRELARAKAVGTAG; translated from the coding sequence GTGGGTGTCACCAGCCATAACGAAGGCGACAGGATCGCCCGTTGTCTGGAGAGTGTGGTGGAGCAGTCGTTGGGGGCTGAGCGGGTTGAGGTGATCGTGGTCGACGATGGTTCGACGGACTCGACGGTGGAGATCGCCTCGTCTTATGCGCAGAGGGCGGCGTGGGCTGGTTTTGAGGTCCATGCTCAGGGGAATACGGGCAGCCCGTCGCGTGGCCGGAATCTGGTGATTGAACGGGCGCGCGGGGAGTTCGTGTTCTTGATGGACGGTGATGATTACCTGGGTCCGGAGGCGCTGGCGGCGCTGACACGGGAGGCGGAGCGGCACCGGGCGGATGTGGTGACGGGCCGGTATGTGGGGGTGAATCGTCCGGCACCGAATATTCGGGACGCTGAGGGTTCCCGAGCCGGCAAGTATCACTCGGGGTGGTTGAACAGTCTGCATGTGCAGAAGCTGTTCCGGAGTGAGTTTCTGCGAGCGTTGCCGTACCGGTTCAATGAGGAGCTGATCTACTGCAATGACCACCCGTTCATGGTGGCGGCGTTCTTGTATGCGCGGCGGACGGCCCGGGTGAATGATGTGGACTGCTACTTCATCACGTTGGAGCCGGATGAGCCTTCGGAGGTGGAGGGCAGTGCGCGCCGCGGGCATATTTCTCGGGCGGAGATCACGGCGGTTCAGCAGCTGCGGTTCCTGCATGACGTGTTCGGGAACCTGGCCCTGGCGCGTGGCCGGGCCGGTGAGGTGGGCAAGCTGGCGGGCCGGATGCGTGTGCATTATTGGAACCGTTTCCTGAAGAACCAGTTGCCGGCACTGATGCTGCGCAAGCAGGACCCGGCGAAGGTGGTGGAGCTTGCGCAGCATGCCCAGTACATGAGCGTCCTCTACGGGGTGGAGGCCTCGGCGTCGGGACTGACGGAGGAGGCCCACCTCATGCTGGACGCGTTGCATAGCGATGACGCCCAGCAGATTCAGGCCACCGCCCTGGAGGTGCGTGAGCTGGCCCGCGCGAAGGCGGTCGGCACCGCAGGGTGA
- a CDS encoding tetratricopeptide repeat protein, which translates to MLKPQVLGAEAGRRAIRILGRIPGAEPVLARAIIASARTVPTPVQAEFNGHDPKLRRLHAQAATVLFEANPRGAQQVLEDLDLETAQNADQLERMAVRYMKLGEFEAALAMRRRAVALEPEDPQRHLALARALQRATRSGPTPDPVLGLRDGGHPQVNAARESLRKAEQLAPSHPAVLHEQGHLEFTHGDPDQGLALLEQAVTVRPSAAWYKDIGQRYRKPHIGRLDDALAAYEKALKLNPTDGQVFRSVIVLGCRAGHNWPRHWDSAERYETSRGWKLPGGGHRRRSLLVQEFADLFTGEPISEARAQAAVVRLEETGSSRGRLSWQTTALIAYRLQFAGHVGAGYRLRRQLAARTRAWLGTVSGGHVGHRRKLLAALVYLDRLDEALKLIDPMPWQPQNRLAEQQLQKLAADTHLLRGSTEPYLEYSRTARAEDPMPAETLTEQVVAGKRVVIVGPVDTGDRLGALIDSYDVIVRPRFAPEFVEQDQAAQGSRTDIVYLNDHDIHAAVPLMREAVSAGELQLAVARPPSLSRHRDIGEPWLRFSRQEFALSHHGALLGIPRMVYDLAQFEPAEIAVLNTDLYTGTDAFAAGYRDTKDTVFGPGSAMNDLIVNHDLRFDFTFLQRMQDAGLLTAHGRTAEVLALTPDEYVHALETGSALR; encoded by the coding sequence ATGCTGAAACCACAGGTGCTGGGCGCAGAAGCGGGACGACGAGCGATACGGATCCTCGGGCGAATCCCAGGGGCGGAGCCGGTACTCGCACGCGCCATCATCGCCTCCGCCCGCACGGTCCCCACCCCCGTTCAAGCAGAATTCAACGGTCACGACCCCAAACTGCGCAGGCTCCACGCCCAGGCGGCCACAGTCCTCTTCGAAGCAAACCCCCGCGGCGCCCAACAAGTCCTCGAAGACCTGGACCTCGAGACCGCCCAGAACGCCGACCAGCTCGAACGCATGGCCGTGCGCTACATGAAGCTCGGCGAATTCGAAGCCGCCCTCGCCATGCGCCGCCGGGCCGTCGCCCTCGAGCCCGAAGACCCCCAGCGCCACCTCGCCCTAGCCCGCGCTCTGCAGCGGGCCACCAGGAGCGGGCCCACCCCTGACCCCGTTCTCGGGCTCCGCGACGGCGGGCATCCCCAGGTGAATGCCGCCCGGGAATCGCTCCGCAAAGCAGAACAGCTGGCCCCCAGCCATCCCGCAGTCCTGCACGAGCAGGGGCACCTTGAATTCACTCACGGAGACCCCGACCAAGGCCTCGCCCTCCTGGAGCAAGCCGTGACCGTTCGCCCCAGCGCTGCCTGGTACAAAGATATCGGTCAGCGCTACCGCAAACCCCACATCGGTCGGCTCGACGACGCGCTCGCGGCGTACGAAAAAGCCTTGAAGCTCAATCCGACCGATGGTCAGGTTTTCCGCTCCGTGATCGTTCTGGGCTGCCGGGCGGGCCACAATTGGCCCCGCCATTGGGACAGTGCCGAACGGTACGAAACCTCTCGGGGCTGGAAGCTGCCCGGCGGAGGACACCGGCGTCGGAGCCTCCTTGTGCAGGAATTTGCGGACCTCTTCACGGGGGAGCCGATCAGCGAAGCTCGCGCTCAGGCCGCCGTCGTCCGCCTGGAAGAAACAGGCAGCAGCCGCGGACGGCTCTCCTGGCAGACCACAGCCCTCATCGCCTACCGGCTCCAGTTCGCCGGACACGTCGGCGCCGGCTACCGGCTGCGCAGACAGCTCGCCGCACGCACCCGCGCATGGCTCGGCACCGTCTCCGGCGGGCACGTCGGCCACCGACGAAAGCTGCTCGCCGCCCTCGTCTACCTCGACAGGCTCGACGAGGCGCTCAAGCTCATCGACCCCATGCCCTGGCAGCCGCAGAACCGGCTCGCCGAGCAGCAGCTGCAGAAGCTCGCCGCAGACACCCACCTGCTCCGCGGCAGCACCGAGCCCTACCTCGAATACTCCCGGACCGCCCGAGCGGAAGACCCCATGCCCGCCGAGACGCTCACCGAACAGGTCGTCGCCGGCAAGCGGGTCGTCATCGTCGGCCCCGTAGACACCGGTGACCGGCTCGGAGCGCTCATCGACAGCTACGACGTCATCGTCCGGCCGCGGTTCGCCCCCGAGTTCGTGGAGCAGGACCAGGCCGCACAGGGCAGCCGCACCGACATCGTCTACCTCAACGACCACGACATCCACGCCGCCGTGCCTCTCATGCGTGAGGCCGTCAGCGCGGGGGAGCTGCAGCTCGCCGTCGCCCGCCCTCCCAGCCTCAGCCGTCACCGTGACATTGGCGAACCTTGGCTGAGGTTCTCCCGGCAGGAATTCGCGCTCTCTCACCACGGTGCCCTGCTGGGCATCCCTCGTATGGTCTACGACCTCGCCCAGTTCGAGCCCGCTGAGATCGCCGTGCTCAACACCGACCTCTACACCGGCACTGACGCTTTCGCCGCCGGCTACCGGGACACCAAAGACACCGTCTTCGGGCCGGGCTCGGCGATGAACGACCTCATCGTCAACCACGACCTCCGCTTCGACTTCACCTTCCTGCAGCGCATGCAGGACGCCGGGCTGCTCACCGCCCACGGCCGCACCGCAGAAGTCCTCGCGCTCACCCCTGACGAATACGTCCACGCCCTCGAAACCGGAAGCGCCCTGCGATAG
- a CDS encoding LCP family protein yields MTDQLLDSTPSPEEQPRKKASLGKRIALITFSIAGLIVVGGVAVAALYLSSLSSSYEESVNVIPEDETFPEDEDRPDAPTAEDEDGEETDSEQINILLIGSDAGGGSGEDENVPWLPNAARADSIIWVHIPHERDSVQMMSIMRDTWVPIAGQGEAKINSSLSYDGPATAVATVEDLVGVPIDHVAAVDMEGFQSLVGAMDGVNVNSPQSFTSRDGYHFSSGPQHMSPSESLSFVRERQAFADGDYTRVANQQAFMQGVLSDVLNPQTLSNPARVHEMVSGFTPHMTVDSQLADSGYIADLGWNMRSIRSGDVTSFTLPNGGIGTAGSESIVIADYNAFTEAGEAMREGTFDEYAAQH; encoded by the coding sequence GTGACGGATCAGCTTCTCGACAGCACCCCCTCCCCTGAAGAGCAGCCGCGGAAGAAGGCGTCGTTGGGCAAGCGCATCGCCCTCATCACCTTCTCGATCGCCGGGCTCATCGTGGTCGGCGGCGTGGCCGTGGCCGCCCTCTACCTGAGCTCGCTCAGCTCCAGCTACGAGGAATCCGTCAACGTCATCCCCGAGGACGAGACCTTCCCCGAGGACGAGGACCGCCCCGACGCACCCACCGCGGAGGACGAGGACGGCGAAGAGACCGACTCCGAGCAGATCAACATCCTGCTCATCGGCTCCGACGCCGGCGGAGGCTCCGGCGAGGACGAGAACGTCCCGTGGCTGCCCAACGCCGCCCGCGCCGACAGCATCATCTGGGTCCACATCCCCCACGAGCGCGACTCCGTGCAGATGATGTCCATCATGCGGGACACTTGGGTGCCCATCGCCGGCCAGGGCGAAGCCAAGATCAACTCCTCGCTCAGCTACGACGGCCCCGCCACCGCCGTCGCCACCGTCGAGGACCTCGTCGGAGTGCCCATCGACCACGTCGCCGCAGTCGACATGGAAGGCTTCCAGAGCCTGGTCGGCGCCATGGACGGCGTCAACGTCAACTCCCCGCAGAGCTTCACCTCCCGCGACGGCTACCACTTCAGCTCCGGCCCCCAGCACATGAGCCCCTCCGAATCGCTCAGCTTCGTCCGGGAGCGCCAGGCCTTCGCCGACGGCGACTACACCCGGGTGGCCAACCAGCAGGCCTTCATGCAGGGCGTCCTCAGCGACGTCCTCAACCCCCAGACCCTCTCCAACCCCGCCCGGGTCCACGAGATGGTCAGCGGATTCACCCCCCACATGACCGTGGACTCCCAGCTCGCCGACTCCGGATACATCGCCGACCTCGGATGGAACATGCGCAGCATCCGCTCCGGCGACGTCACCAGCTTCACCCTCCCCAACGGCGGCATCGGCACCGCCGGCTCCGAATCCATCGTGATCGCCGACTACAACGCCTTCACCGAAGCCGGAGAAGCCATGCGCGAGGGCACATTCGACGAATACGCCGCCCAGCACTGA